In a single window of the Tellurirhabdus bombi genome:
- a CDS encoding FHA domain-containing protein produces MSLSKLQTILETALSQHSSVTYSIGRNSDNRIVLANEKISRYHAQLTQLSPHNFLLEDLESKHGTFVNGFRTSRKIVSPEDHIFLATSALVVADLLREDNSSQDITQTFQALKVVHEQYPELRKGCRNREKMIRMGSVILSSAIGVSAILTSGGTLPVLQILSSAGLGMLIPTLSSTILSTEEKIEILDREYREIYRCPNPNCRDPFGNREWNSLARQKSCSKCKAIWVK; encoded by the coding sequence ATGAGTCTGAGTAAACTCCAAACAATCCTGGAAACTGCGCTGTCGCAGCATTCGTCAGTCACTTATTCCATCGGGCGGAATTCAGACAATCGGATTGTACTGGCGAACGAAAAAATCAGTCGTTACCACGCTCAACTGACGCAGCTTTCTCCGCATAATTTTTTACTGGAAGATCTGGAAAGCAAACACGGTACGTTTGTAAACGGATTTCGTACCTCCCGTAAAATCGTTAGTCCAGAAGATCATATTTTCCTGGCAACTAGTGCTTTAGTTGTTGCAGACCTGCTTCGGGAAGACAATAGTTCCCAGGATATTACTCAGACATTTCAAGCTTTGAAAGTAGTGCATGAGCAATACCCAGAGCTGCGCAAAGGCTGCCGCAATCGTGAAAAGATGATTCGGATGGGAAGCGTTATTCTTTCTTCAGCAATTGGGGTTAGCGCCATATTGACCAGCGGAGGAACGTTGCCAGTGCTGCAAATACTATCCAGCGCCGGATTAGGCATGCTTATCCCCACGCTTAGTTCGACCATCCTTTCTACCGAAGAAAAAATAGAAATATTAGATAGAGAATACCGAGAGATTTACCGCTGTCCTAATCCAAACTGCCGCGATCCATTTGGGAACCGGGAGTGGAATTCGTTGGCGCGCCAGAAGAGTTGTTCCAAATGCAAAGCTATCTGGGTAAAATAA
- a CDS encoding PP2C family protein-serine/threonine phosphatase yields the protein MNLRITPTKTHLDWPLAFSELGKRANNQDYIYPEIGKASAKDRLFLVCDGIGGADKGEEASRIVAQAIASSIGAARMDEKSIGEALQRAHQHLVDYCRAHPLVNRMGTTLALLQFHDEGATAVHIGDSRIYHIRQQQILFQSIDHKQVNDMVAAGIITAEQAKTHPWRNRLSRAVVAQTGSTRETVSMPDITHLTDVLPGDYFFLCTDGVLENLSDERLVGILAGDGLEQEKLAELLAVCHNQTKDNYSGYLLRVVQE from the coding sequence ATGAACCTACGAATAACACCTACGAAAACGCACCTTGATTGGCCACTTGCCTTTTCCGAGCTGGGAAAACGGGCTAACAATCAGGATTATATCTATCCCGAAATCGGTAAAGCATCTGCTAAAGATCGGTTGTTCCTGGTTTGCGATGGAATAGGCGGGGCGGACAAAGGAGAAGAAGCCAGCCGGATTGTGGCACAGGCCATAGCTAGCTCTATTGGTGCAGCTCGAATGGATGAAAAGTCGATAGGCGAGGCGCTTCAGCGGGCCCACCAGCACCTGGTTGATTATTGCCGGGCGCATCCGCTGGTTAACCGCATGGGAACTACCCTGGCCTTGCTGCAATTTCATGACGAGGGTGCTACAGCTGTGCATATCGGTGATAGTCGTATTTACCACATTCGGCAGCAACAAATTTTGTTTCAAAGCATTGATCACAAGCAGGTTAACGACATGGTTGCGGCCGGAATTATTACGGCTGAACAAGCAAAAACCCATCCCTGGCGCAATCGGCTCAGTCGCGCTGTTGTTGCGCAGACAGGCAGCACCCGCGAGACAGTATCCATGCCTGACATAACCCACTTAACGGATGTCTTGCCGGGCGATTATTTCTTCCTGTGTACAGATGGTGTTCTGGAAAATTTATCGGATGAACGCCTGGTGGGTATTCTGGCTGGAGATGGTTTAGAGCAGGAAAAATTGGCCGAATTACTGGCCGTTTGTCACAACCAGACCAAAGACAATTATTCGGGCTACTTGCTGCGTGTAGTGCAGGAATAA
- a CDS encoding DinB family protein, whose product MNRKNALKTILAGAVTLPTVTTAQADLARDIRAEFAAAWDRSCQYTLTVFNQIPEERLDYRYTPESFSFRTQFVHCIVFTAAQLAGRLDLKNPYEGKTNEYWNKLTKAALATDIQKFYDWVKQTMTGLPDKALLETENYAGEEMPKWRVFYALENHIIHHRGQAICYIRLNGITPEGYIGW is encoded by the coding sequence ATGAATCGTAAAAACGCGTTAAAAACTATATTGGCCGGAGCCGTAACATTGCCAACGGTGACCACTGCGCAAGCGGACTTGGCGCGGGATATTCGGGCGGAGTTTGCTGCTGCCTGGGATCGTTCCTGCCAATATACCCTGACGGTGTTCAACCAGATACCCGAAGAGCGTTTGGATTACCGTTATACGCCCGAATCGTTTAGTTTTCGCACGCAATTTGTGCATTGCATTGTTTTTACGGCGGCTCAGTTGGCTGGTCGGCTAGACCTGAAAAATCCGTACGAGGGCAAAACAAACGAATATTGGAATAAGCTAACGAAAGCCGCGCTGGCAACTGATATTCAGAAGTTTTACGACTGGGTAAAACAAACCATGACGGGTTTACCGGACAAAGCACTGCTGGAAACAGAGAACTACGCGGGTGAGGAAATGCCCAAATGGCGGGTTTTCTACGCCCTGGAAAATCACATTATCCATCACCGGGGGCAGGCTATCTGCTATATTCGGTTGAATGGTATTACGCCCGAAGGATACATCGGCTGGTAA
- a CDS encoding DUF4097 family beta strand repeat-containing protein, giving the protein MKFLQNTFLATAVFAASGAFAQSSNEQPYKTQNFSGNYNNVRVQTSGGSITVEGSQNSGAKVEMYVRANNGNDRLSQSELEDRLRDYDISITTEGNTVVATAKRHQNNQDWKRSVSIAFKVFVPRTIATDLKTSGGSIRISHLNGQQNFQTSGGSLHLVDIEGTVRGRTSGGSIHLDDCRKDIELTTSGGSIHAKNSSGDLRLKTSGGSIHLQDLKGMIQARTSGGSVNVDGADGELMASTSGGSIRLRDITGSIRAETSAGGIDADIRKLGEFLRLSTSAGSVRVNLPMDKGMDIELRGNRVATGALRSFDGTMEKDHVRGRLNGGGVPVQISAGSGNVYVNQ; this is encoded by the coding sequence ATGAAATTTCTCCAAAACACCTTTCTCGCAACGGCCGTATTTGCTGCCAGCGGTGCCTTCGCCCAGTCGTCGAACGAGCAGCCTTATAAAACGCAAAATTTCTCCGGTAACTATAATAACGTCCGCGTTCAGACTTCGGGCGGCAGCATTACCGTAGAAGGCAGCCAAAATAGCGGTGCTAAAGTTGAGATGTACGTTCGTGCCAACAACGGTAACGACCGGCTTAGCCAGTCTGAGCTTGAAGATCGATTAAGAGACTACGACATTTCAATTACTACCGAAGGCAACACCGTTGTCGCCACAGCCAAACGGCATCAAAACAATCAGGACTGGAAGCGTTCTGTAAGCATTGCCTTCAAGGTATTTGTTCCCCGCACCATAGCGACTGACCTGAAAACCAGTGGTGGTAGCATCCGCATTTCCCACCTCAATGGGCAGCAGAATTTCCAGACCAGCGGCGGCAGCCTGCACCTGGTAGACATAGAAGGAACCGTTCGGGGCCGGACTTCAGGAGGAAGTATCCATCTCGACGATTGCCGCAAAGACATCGAGCTAACCACCAGCGGCGGCTCTATCCACGCCAAAAACTCGAGCGGAGATCTGCGCCTGAAAACCAGCGGAGGCAGCATCCATCTGCAAGATTTGAAAGGCATGATTCAGGCTCGTACGAGCGGCGGAAGCGTCAACGTGGATGGCGCCGATGGCGAACTGATGGCCAGCACATCCGGTGGTAGCATTCGCCTCCGCGACATTACGGGCAGCATTCGGGCAGAAACCAGCGCGGGCGGTATTGACGCCGACATTCGGAAACTGGGCGAATTTCTGCGGTTATCTACTTCAGCGGGCAGCGTTCGGGTGAACTTACCAATGGATAAAGGCATGGACATTGAACTGCGCGGCAACCGCGTAGCAACTGGCGCCCTCCGTAGCTTCGATGGTACTATGGAAAAAGACCATGTTCGGGGCCG
- a CDS encoding FHA domain-containing protein, whose amino-acid sequence MHAFKNTLIHCGGCRQMVMVKASDRERGEITCKHPGCGYVNKLLTQSYYDPSITAGLPSFGQLIYTESATPVVYPLQFGLNVIGLSTECTVVVDRFMHQGKCFISRRHCTLDVSFDKWTGLLRYRLQDGTTDPVTRQHRGSLNGTFLAGTALRENEQIDVPYGGIIRLGGADSFRLEAYIIPKIMLETYQITAFSDPDSTQ is encoded by the coding sequence ATGCACGCATTTAAAAATACCCTGATTCATTGCGGAGGCTGTCGGCAGATGGTTATGGTGAAAGCCTCCGACCGGGAGCGGGGAGAAATCACTTGTAAACATCCGGGCTGCGGCTACGTCAATAAACTGTTGACGCAGAGCTATTATGATCCGAGCATCACAGCGGGTTTGCCCTCTTTTGGACAATTAATTTATACAGAAAGCGCGACGCCGGTGGTCTATCCGCTTCAATTTGGTTTGAACGTGATCGGCTTATCGACGGAGTGCACGGTGGTTGTTGACCGGTTTATGCACCAGGGAAAGTGCTTCATTAGCCGGCGGCACTGCACGCTGGACGTAAGCTTTGATAAATGGACTGGGCTGCTACGTTACCGCCTTCAGGATGGAACCACAGATCCCGTTACCAGGCAACATCGTGGAAGTTTGAATGGAACTTTCCTGGCCGGCACAGCCCTCCGCGAAAACGAACAAATTGATGTGCCCTACGGAGGAATTATCAGGCTGGGCGGTGCGGACAGCTTTCGTTTGGAGGCCTACATAATTCCTAAAATCATGTTGGAAACCTATCAGATAACGGCTTTTTCTGATCCGGACAGTACCCAATGA
- a CDS encoding ABC transporter permease, giving the protein MLRNYFTTAFRNLRRNWNYSVLNIAGLSLGLTCCLLLFVSIRYELSFDRHHSQADQTFRLVTHYQSANFDGFNVGMPMPVISALRSDFPELKKNVTLVTSLNNIVATKVNGQIKKFQEESDNLAFIEPEYFNIFDYTWLKGSPATSLQNPNSVVLTEAMAQKYFGSANPIGKILRVANRMDFTVTGLVATPPVTTDFPFGIMLSFASLKEYGPNTDWEDWHSSYSGAQIYMVLPKSLSAQQVEGQLVAFSQKYKSPEEAREETFELQPLKDIHFATKMSIYSERSVGKELIWAMGLIGLFILITACVNFINMATAQALRRAKEVGVRKVLGSSRMQLVRQFLGETAFLTSCALVLSLLLAQLSIPYVADLMNIKPESFSLTEPLVIGFLFLLACLTTLLAGFYPALVLSGYQPALALKGKLKTGKTGQLSLRRALIVLQFTISQTLVIGTIIVYNQMEYFRSADLGFTKEAIFTLPIPDKNSAKLSALKAKLATYPAIQSLSYGMSAPSANGNWKSSFRLGNADKEADFGVVMRPADTAYVRTYGLKLIAGRMYQSADTMREVIVNETFVERMNFKNPQQALGQLIRLGADSPKLPIVGVVKDFNTFSLHRKTEPCLLSSYRDNYSSLGVRLNTRSGGIGNLNQLISQIEKDWTATFPDHLFKYQFVDAQLAKFYESEERMFQLFKLLASIAIFIGCLGLYGVVAYMAEARTKEVGIRKVLGASVASIFGLFSLDFVKLVVIGFVLASPLAWYVMSDWLEDFAYKIDIKWWMFGLAGLLAVSIALLTVSFQSIRAATRNPVKSLRAE; this is encoded by the coding sequence ATGCTACGTAACTATTTCACCACCGCCTTCCGCAACCTTCGGCGAAACTGGAATTATTCAGTTCTGAACATCGCCGGGCTTTCTTTGGGATTAACGTGCTGTTTGCTCCTTTTTGTGTCTATTCGCTACGAACTTAGCTTTGATCGCCACCACAGCCAGGCTGATCAAACGTTTCGTTTGGTAACCCATTACCAGTCAGCGAATTTTGATGGCTTCAACGTAGGCATGCCGATGCCTGTCATCAGTGCCTTGCGGAGTGATTTCCCGGAGCTGAAAAAAAACGTTACCCTCGTTACAAGCCTGAATAATATCGTCGCCACAAAGGTGAACGGACAGATTAAGAAGTTTCAGGAAGAATCCGATAACTTGGCTTTTATCGAGCCTGAATATTTCAACATCTTCGATTACACCTGGTTGAAAGGCAGCCCGGCAACGTCTTTGCAAAATCCAAATTCGGTGGTCTTGACGGAGGCGATGGCACAAAAATATTTCGGCTCTGCCAACCCCATTGGCAAAATACTCCGGGTTGCCAACCGAATGGATTTCACCGTTACGGGCCTCGTCGCCACGCCACCGGTAACGACTGATTTTCCGTTTGGCATTATGCTTTCCTTCGCTTCTTTGAAGGAATACGGCCCCAATACCGATTGGGAAGACTGGCATTCATCTTACAGTGGAGCACAAATCTACATGGTTCTGCCTAAGTCGCTTTCGGCCCAACAAGTAGAAGGACAACTGGTTGCCTTCAGCCAAAAGTACAAAAGTCCCGAGGAGGCACGCGAAGAAACGTTTGAGCTTCAACCCTTGAAAGACATTCATTTTGCCACTAAGATGAGCATTTACAGCGAGCGTTCGGTGGGTAAAGAGCTGATTTGGGCCATGGGCCTGATTGGTTTGTTTATCCTCATTACGGCTTGCGTAAACTTCATCAACATGGCAACCGCACAAGCTCTTCGGCGGGCCAAAGAAGTGGGCGTGCGCAAGGTTCTTGGCAGCTCGCGGATGCAGCTAGTCCGTCAATTTTTGGGTGAAACTGCTTTTCTGACTAGCTGCGCCTTGGTGCTATCGCTGTTACTGGCCCAACTTTCTATTCCCTACGTGGCGGACCTGATGAACATCAAGCCGGAGAGTTTTTCACTAACGGAGCCACTTGTGATTGGTTTTCTCTTTTTGCTGGCTTGTCTTACGACGCTGTTGGCCGGCTTTTATCCGGCGTTGGTCTTGTCGGGTTATCAGCCCGCTCTGGCCCTGAAAGGCAAATTGAAAACGGGAAAAACCGGCCAGCTTTCGCTACGACGAGCTTTGATCGTTCTTCAGTTTACTATTTCGCAAACCCTGGTTATTGGCACCATTATCGTGTATAACCAGATGGAGTATTTTCGCTCAGCGGATCTGGGTTTTACCAAAGAGGCCATCTTCACCTTACCAATCCCCGACAAAAATTCGGCAAAGCTATCGGCCTTAAAAGCCAAATTAGCGACATACCCGGCTATTCAGTCGTTGAGTTATGGCATGTCTGCACCTTCTGCTAATGGCAACTGGAAATCCAGTTTTCGCCTGGGTAATGCAGACAAAGAAGCTGATTTTGGGGTTGTGATGCGCCCCGCCGACACGGCTTATGTGCGTACTTACGGGCTTAAACTAATTGCTGGCCGGATGTATCAGTCTGCCGACACCATGCGCGAAGTCATTGTCAATGAGACTTTTGTGGAACGAATGAATTTCAAAAATCCACAGCAGGCTCTCGGACAGCTGATTAGGCTTGGCGCAGATAGTCCAAAGCTGCCTATCGTCGGTGTTGTAAAAGACTTCAACACGTTTTCCCTGCACCGGAAGACGGAACCCTGCTTGCTTTCGTCCTACAGGGATAATTATAGTAGCCTGGGCGTTCGTCTAAATACCCGTTCGGGGGGAATAGGTAATCTAAATCAGCTCATTAGCCAGATTGAGAAAGATTGGACCGCTACATTTCCCGATCATTTATTCAAATACCAATTTGTTGACGCGCAATTGGCCAAATTCTACGAGAGCGAAGAACGGATGTTCCAGCTTTTTAAACTCCTCGCTTCGATTGCCATTTTTATCGGTTGTTTGGGCCTCTACGGTGTAGTGGCCTACATGGCCGAAGCCCGCACCAAAGAGGTCGGAATCCGGAAAGTGCTGGGCGCTTCGGTCGCTAGCATCTTCGGTCTTTTCTCGTTGGATTTTGTCAAATTGGTGGTGATTGGCTTCGTGCTGGCATCGCCGCTAGCCTGGTATGTCATGAGCGACTGGCTCGAAGACTTTGCCTATAAAATTGATATTAAGTGGTGGATGTTTGGTCTGGCCGGTCTGCTTGCCGTGAGTATAGCCCTGCTGACAGTAAGCTTCCAAAGCATCAGAGCAGCCACCCGAAATCCAGTGAAGAGCCTGCGGGCTGAATAA
- a CDS encoding MFS transporter, which produces MIRQSLRIYRDAYRGLSPSIWLLSGVMLINRSGTMVLPYLTLYLTQHLHYSVKEAGIVMAVYGTGALAGTFLGGWLSDRIGFYYVQFLSLLISGFFLILLQFIDGFYTMCGTVFIYTLLGDAFRPANSSAIAHYSLPENRTRAYSLNRLAINLGWSFGGGIGGYLAGIDYKLLFWADGLTCVFAALVLRFFLPPSAETTRSVKLSQDEGAAVTTSPYRDRLFLLFLVSTVLFAIVFMQLFSMATLYYKQVLHLDETQIGLLMTLNGLLIVAVEMALVYSIEKRYGTQKIKVIPYGILLVGLSFWLLNGGQWPGLVLVSVLLVTVGEMLAMPFMQTFAVERASAQNRGQYLALYSMAYAVAQITAPVYGSQVVERYGFATLWTLCLGLCVLSASVCWWLVRHLRLSRNE; this is translated from the coding sequence ATGATTCGTCAAAGTCTACGCATTTATCGCGATGCTTACCGGGGGTTGTCGCCCTCCATTTGGCTCTTGTCTGGGGTAATGCTCATCAACCGCAGCGGTACGATGGTCTTGCCCTACCTCACGCTGTATCTAACGCAACACCTGCACTACAGCGTCAAAGAGGCGGGTATTGTGATGGCGGTCTATGGCACGGGCGCGCTGGCAGGTACGTTTCTGGGAGGTTGGTTGTCGGACCGGATTGGATTTTATTACGTCCAGTTTTTGAGTTTACTTATTTCCGGCTTCTTTCTGATTCTTCTGCAATTCATCGACGGTTTTTACACCATGTGCGGAACCGTTTTCATCTACACCTTGCTGGGCGATGCTTTTCGTCCGGCCAATTCGTCGGCCATTGCGCACTACAGCTTACCCGAAAACCGAACACGGGCGTATTCACTTAATCGACTGGCGATCAATCTCGGTTGGTCATTTGGCGGCGGCATCGGTGGCTATCTGGCGGGTATTGATTATAAATTACTGTTCTGGGCGGATGGACTGACCTGCGTTTTTGCCGCGTTGGTTTTACGGTTTTTTCTGCCTCCCAGCGCTGAAACTACCCGTTCGGTTAAATTGTCGCAAGACGAAGGCGCAGCGGTTACCACATCGCCTTACCGCGACCGGTTATTCCTGCTTTTTCTGGTATCCACGGTGCTGTTCGCCATTGTTTTTATGCAGTTGTTCAGCATGGCGACTCTGTACTACAAGCAGGTTCTGCATTTGGACGAAACGCAGATTGGCCTGCTGATGACCCTGAATGGCCTGCTGATTGTCGCCGTAGAAATGGCCCTGGTATACAGCATTGAGAAGCGGTATGGAACGCAGAAAATTAAAGTTATTCCCTACGGAATTTTGCTGGTCGGGCTGTCATTCTGGCTCTTAAACGGTGGGCAGTGGCCGGGTTTGGTGTTAGTTTCGGTCTTGCTGGTTACGGTGGGTGAGATGCTGGCGATGCCCTTCATGCAGACGTTTGCGGTAGAGCGAGCCAGCGCCCAAAATCGGGGGCAGTACCTGGCTCTGTACTCAATGGCCTACGCCGTCGCCCAGATTACGGCTCCGGTTTATGGATCGCAGGTTGTGGAGCGATACGGCTTTGCTACTTTGTGGACCCTCTGTCTGGGCCTCTGCGTTCTTTCCGCCAGTGTGTGCTGGTGGCTAGTAAGGCATCTGCGCTTGTCGCGCAACGAATAA
- a CDS encoding caspase family protein, translating into MDWIQGIRYLCVLFLVACQGFKQPDGKTYAVVVGISDYQQLTDRTGDLRYAEDDARRFMTYLQSRQGGRVAASQIRFLSNKNATQRNLSEALALFRRAGASDRILFFFSGHGNSKGCETYEAGTQARGLLTYHALKQAFRTSSATTKICIIDACMAGAMRAVRLQTSPLVEETHTKTENSVMILSSRNSQLSSEAKRLGGGVFSYYLLHGLSGQADTNRDKIVTIQELYHYVAPRVRKNTPLRQAPVFYGKFSDDLPMSYL; encoded by the coding sequence ATGGACTGGATACAGGGAATACGGTATTTATGTGTGCTATTTCTGGTCGCTTGTCAGGGCTTTAAACAACCTGATGGGAAAACGTATGCCGTTGTCGTGGGAATTTCTGATTATCAGCAACTAACAGACAGAACCGGCGATCTGCGTTATGCGGAAGATGATGCCCGACGTTTCATGACCTACCTGCAAAGTCGTCAGGGAGGTCGGGTAGCGGCTAGTCAGATTCGCTTTTTAAGCAATAAAAACGCTACTCAACGAAATCTTAGCGAGGCGCTGGCCCTTTTTCGTCGGGCGGGTGCAAGCGACCGGATCTTGTTTTTCTTTTCCGGACATGGGAACAGCAAAGGGTGTGAAACCTACGAAGCCGGAACGCAAGCCAGGGGTTTATTAACCTATCACGCCCTAAAACAAGCTTTCCGGACGTCATCAGCTACCACGAAAATCTGTATTATTGATGCTTGTATGGCCGGGGCCATGCGTGCCGTCCGACTACAAACGTCGCCTTTAGTCGAAGAAACGCATACCAAAACCGAAAACTCAGTCATGATTTTGTCATCGCGTAATAGCCAGCTTTCTTCCGAAGCCAAAAGGTTAGGGGGCGGTGTATTTTCGTACTACCTGCTGCACGGTTTATCGGGGCAGGCCGATACCAACCGGGACAAAATTGTAACGATTCAGGAACTGTATCACTACGTAGCGCCTCGCGTTCGTAAGAATACTCCGCTTCGGCAGGCCCCTGTGTTTTACGGGAAATTTTCAGACGATCTGCCGATGTCCTATCTTTGA
- a CDS encoding ABC transporter permease, which translates to MFLNYLRIALRNLRTQTTYSFINLFGLAVGVASCLLIVLFVKDELAYDRFLPNAERIYQVNTSGNFGGSDFTASSSPTPAGKTLVREFPEIETYTRTFQPTDAVVQREKLGKIEHSFTEPNIMAVDSNFLDVFRFRLVAGNPATCLLEPNSLVLTNRMAQKYFGKQDAMGQVLRVDKQPFKVTAILADVPSQSSVKFDFLTPMKTYSVVQYFDWSWVWLNVATYVRLNENVASQPGQVQALGAKLPGMVKKYAETTFKRIGQPEFLTKGGRWELQLQPLTKVHLHSSEVMTSYTNLGDRKQVMTFSVVAVFIIILACVNFMNLSTARSVKRAKEVGVRKVLGSYKSTLVGQFLTESLLYSLAATTLGIGLVLLTLPFFNQLASKNFTTQSLLTPDILSLIGALVLVVGLLAGSYPAFYLTSFNPVQTLKNGILKTSLAHRLIRNGLVVFQFSVSTALIIGTIVVFSQLRFAQNKELGLNKENVLVIRNANRLGTNGEAFRQELTRSAEVINASISSSVPLQGGFGDFYNPVARGEKQVAKDLALYSFMTDYQLVPTLGLKLVQGRNFSEAFSDSLSVILNETAVKQIGWKNPIGQTLIYPGGDMQPYKVIGVMKDFDMESVRSAMVPFALFHTSSKSYEVPNSYLVVRLRAGQLEPALKKIEAQWKHFSPDTPLDYTFLDNEFSNAYRTDQQTGRVFGIFTTLAIFIACLGLFGLTTFAAEQRTKEIGVRKVLGASVSNIVALLSKDFLKLVLIAIILAIPLAWYVMNRWLEDFAYKIDISWWIFALAGSMAVLIAFATVSFQSIKAALMNPVKSLKNE; encoded by the coding sequence ATGTTCCTAAACTATCTCAGAATTGCGCTGCGGAATTTACGCACCCAAACGACCTACTCGTTTATCAATTTGTTTGGTCTGGCGGTTGGTGTAGCCAGTTGTTTGCTGATTGTTCTTTTCGTGAAAGATGAGCTGGCATATGACCGGTTTTTGCCCAACGCGGAGCGAATTTATCAAGTCAATACATCCGGTAATTTTGGCGGAAGTGACTTTACGGCCAGTAGCTCGCCCACGCCCGCGGGCAAAACGCTGGTCCGCGAATTTCCCGAAATTGAGACCTATACGCGCACTTTTCAGCCTACCGACGCCGTGGTACAACGCGAAAAATTGGGCAAAATCGAGCATTCCTTTACCGAACCAAACATCATGGCGGTGGACTCCAATTTTCTGGATGTATTCCGCTTTCGGCTGGTAGCCGGGAATCCTGCAACCTGCTTGCTTGAGCCTAATTCACTGGTTCTGACAAACCGCATGGCCCAGAAATATTTTGGGAAGCAGGACGCAATGGGGCAAGTTTTACGGGTTGATAAACAGCCCTTTAAAGTAACGGCTATTCTGGCCGACGTCCCTTCCCAATCCTCGGTTAAGTTTGATTTCCTGACGCCCATGAAAACCTACAGCGTGGTGCAATACTTCGACTGGAGCTGGGTGTGGCTGAATGTGGCCACCTACGTTCGGCTGAACGAGAACGTGGCTAGCCAGCCTGGTCAGGTGCAGGCGCTGGGTGCTAAGCTACCGGGCATGGTCAAAAAATACGCGGAAACGACCTTTAAGCGCATTGGCCAGCCCGAGTTCCTGACGAAAGGAGGCCGCTGGGAGCTACAGCTTCAACCGCTGACGAAAGTGCACCTGCACTCGAGCGAAGTCATGACCTCCTACACCAATTTGGGCGACCGTAAACAGGTCATGACGTTCTCGGTAGTCGCCGTTTTTATCATTATTCTGGCCTGCGTGAATTTCATGAATTTGTCGACCGCCCGCTCCGTCAAAAGGGCCAAGGAAGTCGGCGTTCGGAAAGTACTAGGCTCCTACAAAAGCACGCTTGTTGGCCAGTTTCTGACCGAATCCCTGCTTTATAGCCTGGCGGCAACTACCCTGGGCATTGGTCTGGTCCTGCTGACGTTGCCCTTTTTTAATCAATTGGCCAGCAAGAATTTTACCACGCAGAGTCTGCTCACGCCCGACATTTTAAGCCTGATTGGCGCACTGGTCCTGGTGGTTGGGCTGCTGGCAGGTAGTTACCCCGCGTTTTACCTGACCTCTTTCAACCCAGTTCAAACGCTCAAAAACGGCATCCTAAAGACTTCCCTGGCCCACCGGCTAATTCGAAACGGGCTGGTCGTCTTCCAGTTTTCCGTATCAACGGCGCTTATCATCGGCACGATTGTGGTGTTCAGTCAGTTGCGTTTTGCGCAGAACAAAGAGCTGGGTCTCAACAAGGAAAATGTACTGGTGATTCGCAACGCAAACCGCCTCGGAACGAATGGCGAAGCATTCCGGCAGGAACTGACCCGCTCGGCGGAAGTCATCAACGCCAGCATTTCGTCCAGTGTTCCGCTACAGGGTGGCTTTGGCGATTTCTACAATCCAGTGGCAAGGGGGGAAAAACAGGTTGCGAAAGACCTCGCTCTCTATTCGTTTATGACCGATTATCAGCTTGTCCCGACGCTAGGACTTAAATTGGTGCAGGGGCGAAATTTTTCCGAAGCTTTCTCCGACTCGCTCTCCGTAATCCTGAACGAAACGGCAGTCAAACAGATTGGCTGGAAAAACCCGATTGGCCAAACACTGATCTATCCCGGCGGCGACATGCAACCTTATAAAGTGATTGGTGTCATGAAGGATTTTGACATGGAATCGGTGCGCTCAGCCATGGTGCCTTTTGCGCTGTTTCATACTTCTTCCAAATCATACGAAGTGCCTAATTCTTACCTGGTTGTACGTCTCCGGGCGGGGCAACTTGAACCGGCTCTCAAAAAGATTGAGGCCCAGTGGAAACACTTTTCGCCCGATACGCCGCTTGATTATACATTTCTGGATAATGAATTTAGCAATGCTTACCGCACGGATCAGCAAACAGGTCGGGTGTTCGGCATCTTTACAACGCTGGCCATCTTTATTGCCTGTCTGGGACTTTTTGGACTAACCACTTTCGCCGCCGAACAGCGCACCAAAGAAATCGGGGTACGGAAGGTGCTGGGTGCTTCCGTTTCCAACATTGTGGCCCTGCTTTCCAAAGACTTTCTCAAACTCGTTTTGATCGCCATTATCTTGGCTATTCCGCTGGCCTGGTACGTTATGAATCGCTGGCTGGAAGATTTTGCCTATAAAATTGACATCAGTTGGTGGATATTTGCCCTGGCTGGTAGTATGGCGGTGCTGATTGCGTTTGCGACAGTCAGTTTCCAGAGCATCAAAGCGGCCCTGATGAATCCGGTAAAAAGCTTAAAAAACGAATAA